From the genome of Halostella limicola, one region includes:
- a CDS encoding BCCT family transporter: protein MSDADADAGAVEAFREELDPVVFLFGAGLTVGLILLYFVSPSTVESAIATANDVLLGYLNWALLLIVFLVVLFLLYLIVGPWGKIKFGDEKPEYSFFSFFTMLYSAGFAAGVVFWGPTEALFYYDSPSPLFDVSGGSAEAMTIAVQQTLFHWALPQLAVFTIMGIAIGYFAYNYDDVPLRVSSALTPLLGRDNLDGPAAKAIDVLAVFATIGGVATSLGFIGSQFVTGLDYQWGIDLGTTGIIAVVTMMTLLFTVSMVLGVDKGIRRLSNFNMALFIVLMVATFIVGPTAFLLLLGTQAVGGMVTDFVSMSLFTGAGVEGGTEWANAWTVFYWAWALSWSPFAGLFIARISRGRTVREVAFTGIFATSAATIPWFTFVGGSAVWAQHNGVTDILGPVGENGASVAGFALFEAFPLGSVFMIAFMILVTTFFITSADSSTLAVSMMTTGGKAKPSSINRIFWGVVLGMTAAILMTLGGVEALQSAAIITGGPFAFVCLLAGLGLIKEFSSRYGRVLLQEDAWIFGSRSKRSRQSDEVVADDD from the coding sequence ATGAGCGACGCCGACGCCGACGCGGGCGCAGTCGAAGCGTTCCGCGAGGAACTCGACCCGGTCGTCTTCCTGTTCGGCGCGGGGCTGACGGTGGGGCTCATCCTGCTGTACTTCGTCAGTCCGAGCACGGTCGAGAGCGCCATCGCGACCGCTAACGACGTGCTGCTGGGGTATCTCAACTGGGCGCTGCTGCTGATCGTCTTCCTCGTCGTCCTCTTCCTGCTGTATCTGATCGTCGGCCCGTGGGGGAAGATCAAGTTCGGCGACGAGAAGCCCGAGTACAGCTTCTTCTCCTTTTTCACCATGCTCTACTCGGCTGGCTTCGCGGCCGGCGTCGTCTTCTGGGGGCCGACCGAGGCGCTGTTCTACTACGACAGCCCGTCGCCCCTGTTCGACGTCTCCGGCGGGTCGGCCGAGGCGATGACCATCGCCGTCCAGCAGACCCTGTTCCACTGGGCGCTCCCGCAGCTCGCGGTCTTCACTATCATGGGGATCGCCATCGGCTACTTCGCGTACAACTACGACGATGTCCCCCTGCGGGTGTCGTCGGCGCTCACGCCGCTGCTCGGTCGCGATAACCTCGACGGTCCCGCCGCGAAGGCCATCGACGTCCTCGCCGTCTTCGCGACCATCGGCGGCGTCGCGACGTCGCTCGGTTTCATCGGGAGCCAGTTCGTCACCGGTCTCGACTACCAGTGGGGGATCGACCTCGGCACCACCGGTATCATCGCCGTCGTGACGATGATGACCCTGTTGTTCACGGTGTCGATGGTACTCGGCGTCGACAAGGGGATCCGCCGCCTCTCGAACTTCAACATGGCCCTGTTCATCGTGCTCATGGTGGCGACGTTCATCGTCGGCCCGACCGCCTTCCTCCTCCTGCTCGGCACGCAGGCCGTGGGCGGGATGGTCACCGACTTCGTGTCGATGAGCCTGTTCACCGGCGCCGGCGTCGAGGGCGGCACGGAGTGGGCCAACGCCTGGACCGTGTTCTACTGGGCGTGGGCGCTCTCGTGGTCGCCGTTCGCGGGCCTGTTCATCGCCCGCATCTCCCGCGGGCGCACCGTCCGCGAAGTCGCCTTCACCGGCATCTTCGCGACCTCGGCCGCGACCATCCCGTGGTTCACCTTCGTCGGCGGCTCCGCTGTCTGGGCCCAGCACAACGGCGTCACGGACATCCTCGGCCCCGTCGGGGAGAACGGCGCGTCGGTCGCCGGGTTCGCGCTGTTCGAGGCGTTCCCGCTCGGCTCCGTGTTCATGATCGCCTTCATGATCCTCGTGACGACGTTCTTCATCACGTCCGCCGACTCCTCGACGCTCGCCGTCTCGATGATGACCACGGGCGGCAAGGCCAAGCCGTCGAGCATCAACCGGATCTTCTGGGGCGTCGTCCTCGGCATGACCGCCGCGATCCTCATGACCCTCGGCGGCGTCGAGGCGCTGCAGTCCGCGGCCATCATCACGGGCGGCCCGTTCGCGTTCGTCTGCCTGCTCGCCGGGCTGGGGCTGATCAAGGAGTTCAGCTCGCGGTACGGCCGCGTGCTGCTGCAGGAGGACGCCTGGATCTTCGGGTCCAGGTCGAAGCGGTCGCGCCAGAGCGACGAGGTCGTCGCCGACGACGACTGA